The proteins below are encoded in one region of Mauremys reevesii isolate NIE-2019 linkage group 15, ASM1616193v1, whole genome shotgun sequence:
- the MCRIP1 gene encoding mapk-regulated corepressor-interacting protein 1, producing the protein MTSSPVSRVVYNGKRNSSPRSPSNSSEIFTPAHEENVRFIYEAWQCVERDLRNQMSGNERGLVEEYVEKIPNPSLKAFKPVDLSDLKRRNTQDAKKS; encoded by the exons ATGACCAG CTCCCCTGTCTCCAGGGTCGTTTACAATGGCAAGAGGAACAGCAGTCCTCGCTCCCCAAGCAACAGCAGTGAGATTTTCACCCCTGCTCACGAGGAGAATGTGCGCTTCATTTATGAAG cctggcagtgTGTGGAGCGAGACCTTCGCAACCAGATGTCGGGCAATGAGAGGGGCCTGGTGGAAGAGTATGTGGAGAAGATACCAAACCCCAGCCTAAAGG CATTTAAACCTGTTGACTTGAGTGATCTGAAGAGGAGAAACACACAGGATGCTAAGAAATCCTAA